A single Mangrovimonas sp. YM274 DNA region contains:
- a CDS encoding MerR family transcriptional regulator — protein MHINLPEKRYYSIGEVAKAFNVNASLIRFWEKEFDVIKPKKNAKGNRKFTPEDINNLKFIYHLVKERGFTLEGAKTHLKEERQKSLSTFEIISKLEGIKAQLIKIKNQL, from the coding sequence ATGCATATCAATCTTCCTGAAAAGCGCTACTACAGTATAGGAGAAGTCGCCAAAGCTTTCAATGTAAACGCCTCTTTAATTAGATTTTGGGAAAAAGAATTTGACGTTATTAAGCCTAAAAAGAATGCCAAGGGCAACCGAAAATTCACCCCAGAAGACATCAATAACCTCAAGTTTATCTACCATTTGGTAAAAGAACGTGGCTTTACCTTGGAAGGCGCAAAGACCCATTTGAAAGAAGAACGCCAAAAATCCCTGAGTACCTTTGAAATAATTAGTAAATTAGAGGGCATCAAAGCCCAACTAATAAAAATCAAGAATCAACTTTAA
- a CDS encoding M23 family metallopeptidase: protein MSKVKYYYDPETLSYRKIERKKRTTFKYALVFLLAAGLFGFISNFIASQFFQSPKERELTRELQNMELQFQLLNKKMDEAQEVLANVEERDNTIYRLYFEANPIPDEQRRAGFGGINRYKGLEGFDNSKLIIETSKRMDMLQKQIVVQSKSLDEIAELAADKEKLLASIPAIQPINNSDLTRMASGYGYRTDPFTKVRKFHFGMDFTAPRGTPVYAAGDGKVIRADNRSTGYGNHIRIDHGYGYVSLYAHLYKYNVRRNQKVKRGDLIGFVGSTGRSEAPHLHYEVFKDDDRINPINFYYGNLSAEEYNKLLEKASLENQSLD, encoded by the coding sequence ATGAGTAAGGTAAAATATTATTACGATCCAGAAACCCTTTCGTACCGTAAGATAGAGCGCAAAAAACGCACCACCTTCAAGTATGCCCTTGTGTTTCTTTTGGCTGCAGGTCTTTTTGGATTCATCTCCAACTTTATTGCATCCCAGTTTTTTCAATCACCAAAGGAACGTGAGCTTACCCGCGAATTGCAAAATATGGAATTGCAATTTCAACTTTTGAACAAAAAAATGGACGAAGCCCAAGAGGTACTTGCCAATGTTGAGGAGCGGGACAATACCATTTACCGCTTATATTTTGAAGCTAACCCAATTCCAGACGAACAACGGAGAGCTGGTTTTGGTGGGATTAACCGATATAAAGGCCTTGAAGGATTTGATAATTCAAAATTGATAATCGAAACCAGCAAGCGAATGGATATGCTACAAAAACAAATTGTAGTACAATCCAAATCTTTGGATGAAATTGCGGAATTGGCCGCGGATAAAGAAAAGCTTTTGGCCTCCATACCTGCCATCCAGCCAATTAATAATTCGGATTTAACCCGTATGGCCTCTGGTTATGGTTACCGTACCGATCCCTTTACCAAAGTGCGGAAGTTTCACTTTGGCATGGACTTTACCGCTCCAAGGGGGACACCTGTTTACGCTGCAGGAGATGGAAAGGTGATTCGAGCCGACAACCGATCAACCGGTTATGGAAACCATATTAGAATAGACCACGGCTATGGCTATGTGAGCCTTTACGCCCACCTTTACAAATACAACGTTCGCAGAAACCAAAAGGTAAAACGCGGCGACTTGATTGGATTTGTAGGTAGTACCGGAAGGTCTGAAGCGCCCCACTTACATTATGAAGTGTTTAAGGATGATGACCGCATCAATCCTATCAACTTCTATTATGGCAACTTGTCTGCAGAAGAATACAACAAACTTCTGGAGAAAGCCTCTTTGGAAAACCAATCTTTAGATTAA
- a CDS encoding LemA family protein, with protein MKKWLIPVIIIVLVALWGFNINNTAVDLQESTRKTWGDVESAYQRRNDLIGNLVKTVQGAADFERGTLTDVIEARAKATSTTIDPSNITPESLEAFQQAQNGLSSALSRLLVTVEKYPELKANQNFLELQSQLEGTENRINVARDRFNETVEPYNQYVRKMPRKLITSLIGFHEMAYYKADEGSEKAPDVEFDFK; from the coding sequence ATGAAAAAGTGGCTTATTCCGGTAATTATTATCGTTCTAGTAGCATTATGGGGATTTAATATTAATAATACTGCAGTAGATTTACAGGAATCAACAAGAAAAACTTGGGGAGACGTTGAAAGCGCCTACCAACGTCGGAATGACCTTATTGGCAATTTGGTAAAAACCGTTCAGGGCGCTGCCGATTTTGAGCGTGGAACCTTAACAGACGTTATTGAAGCCCGTGCTAAGGCAACTTCCACCACTATAGACCCTTCTAATATTACTCCCGAAAGCTTGGAAGCCTTCCAACAAGCTCAAAATGGTTTAAGCAGTGCGCTTTCACGGTTATTGGTTACAGTAGAAAAATACCCTGAACTTAAAGCTAATCAAAACTTTTTAGAACTTCAATCGCAATTGGAGGGGACTGAAAATCGGATTAACGTTGCAAGAGATCGGTTCAATGAAACTGTAGAGCCTTATAACCAATATGTAAGAAAAATGCCTAGAAAACTTATAACAAGTCTCATTGGATTTCATGAAATGGCTTACTATAAAGCCGATGAGGGTAGTGAAAAAGCACCAGATGTAGAATTTGATTTTAAATAA
- a CDS encoding TonB-dependent receptor yields MKQLLCVLALLSAVICYSQNSFKISGTVVSQDDKSPLEAATVYLERIQDSTLVTYTISDKNGYFEIQEKTYDDHLNLVISYVGLEEYKTKIDVSKSPINLGEIAMESANSLEEVVITSRAPITIKKDTLEFNVKSFKTKKDATVEDLLKELPGVEVDENGKIKVNGKEVNKILVNGKPFFGDDPTITTRNLTKEIIEKIQIVDTKTKSEAFTGEEGDNENKTINLTIKEENNKGVFGRLAAGGGTDKRYEFAGIVNVFDNDQRISVLAGGNNINSPGFSFGEIEKMFGGGSMYIRSDGSFGSNGRSFGGGEGITVSNNVGANFADKLAKGIDVSADYFLAASNSDNEIVTKRENILPDRRYFTESYVNSNSNTDNHSSNLEFDIEVDSTFLINVRPSFRILKSQTTYSRDESSLDELGALINASNSSSYVETTGRNFSNDFNVTKRFGNKGTFIKFDLNTGFNSTETDDYSNSQTMFEDDTQNIDRDQYSDGKQNFESLFARIAYRLPLIAKTLFLNFEYSTRNDTRENVRSTFDFDDAAQDYINFNEDLSTNFNYSNKRNTPSLGLSYQKEKWSLRMEAGYVFRTLESRDELRPEMSLKQNFEALELNGRFHYRFSPKSSIYSGYYLSNQPPQITQMSPFQDVSDPLNIVTGNPSLEPANRHSFYGGFNSFDFQKKTGFWGYASVNVTENQVVSRSVIDEDLVRYTTYENVDGNYRVYADASYAKSIKMDSLKTLRLRVGTNTNISRAVNFNNDQQYAAKNRAIGPNARITFTWKDIMELEPNYRVTFNKSTYNLENFDDQEFIRHDLGIRTATFLPKKFEWRNDIKYSYNPNVSSGFQKSAWFWNSTLAYSVLKDQGTVTLKVYDLLNQNTNAQRTATENYIQDRQSSVLQQYFMLSFSWKFNSLGKKGEIDDFGGF; encoded by the coding sequence ATGAAACAATTGCTATGTGTTTTGGCGCTGTTAAGTGCTGTAATTTGCTATTCCCAAAATTCATTCAAAATCTCTGGAACTGTCGTTTCTCAGGATGATAAAAGTCCTTTGGAAGCTGCTACGGTATATTTGGAACGTATTCAAGATTCTACTTTGGTAACCTACACGATTTCGGATAAAAATGGATATTTCGAAATTCAGGAAAAAACGTATGATGATCATCTTAATTTGGTGATTTCTTATGTGGGACTTGAAGAGTACAAAACCAAAATTGACGTTTCCAAATCACCAATTAATTTAGGTGAAATAGCTATGGAATCGGCCAATTCTTTGGAGGAGGTTGTTATTACGTCGCGAGCGCCAATCACCATCAAAAAAGATACTTTGGAGTTTAATGTAAAGTCCTTTAAAACCAAAAAGGATGCTACCGTAGAGGATTTGTTGAAAGAACTTCCGGGAGTGGAAGTAGATGAAAATGGAAAGATCAAGGTAAATGGAAAGGAAGTGAACAAAATTTTGGTAAACGGAAAGCCTTTCTTTGGGGATGATCCTACCATTACCACCCGAAACTTAACCAAAGAAATCATTGAAAAAATCCAAATTGTAGATACCAAAACCAAATCGGAAGCTTTTACGGGAGAGGAAGGTGATAACGAAAATAAAACCATCAATTTAACCATCAAGGAAGAAAACAATAAAGGTGTTTTTGGTCGACTAGCCGCGGGAGGAGGTACTGATAAACGATATGAATTTGCGGGCATTGTAAATGTATTTGATAATGACCAACGTATTAGTGTACTTGCCGGAGGAAACAATATCAATTCACCTGGTTTTAGTTTTGGTGAAATTGAAAAAATGTTTGGAGGGGGCAGTATGTACATCAGGAGCGATGGCTCTTTTGGAAGCAATGGACGTAGTTTTGGTGGAGGAGAAGGAATTACAGTTTCCAACAACGTGGGGGCTAATTTTGCTGACAAATTGGCGAAAGGAATTGATGTGTCTGCCGATTATTTTTTGGCTGCCAGTAATTCAGATAATGAAATTGTTACCAAGCGGGAAAATATTCTTCCAGATAGAAGGTACTTTACGGAGTCCTATGTAAATTCCAATTCCAACACAGACAATCATAGCTCCAACCTAGAATTTGATATTGAAGTTGATTCCACATTTTTAATTAATGTTAGGCCTTCCTTCAGGATACTGAAATCCCAAACCACCTATTCAAGAGATGAATCGTCTTTGGATGAGTTGGGCGCATTGATTAATGCTTCTAATTCGTCCTCTTATGTAGAAACTACAGGTCGAAATTTTAGTAATGATTTTAATGTAACCAAACGTTTTGGGAATAAAGGGACATTTATAAAATTTGATTTGAATACAGGGTTTAATAGTACTGAAACAGATGATTATTCCAATTCGCAAACCATGTTTGAGGATGATACCCAAAACATAGACAGAGATCAGTATTCTGATGGGAAACAAAATTTTGAAAGTCTTTTTGCTAGGATAGCCTATAGGTTGCCTTTAATTGCCAAAACATTGTTTTTGAATTTTGAATACAGCACAAGAAATGATACAAGAGAGAATGTAAGAAGCACCTTTGATTTTGACGATGCCGCTCAAGATTATATAAATTTTAATGAAGACCTTAGTACCAATTTTAATTACAGCAATAAGCGAAATACACCTTCATTGGGACTATCGTACCAAAAAGAAAAGTGGTCTTTGCGTATGGAGGCCGGATATGTGTTTAGGACTTTGGAAAGCCGCGATGAATTAAGACCTGAAATGAGCTTAAAGCAAAACTTTGAAGCCTTAGAATTAAACGGTCGTTTTCACTATAGGTTCAGTCCTAAATCCTCTATATATTCTGGATACTATTTAAGTAACCAACCACCACAAATTACGCAAATGTCACCATTTCAAGATGTGTCAGACCCTCTAAATATCGTGACTGGAAATCCAAGCTTGGAGCCGGCTAACAGGCATTCTTTTTATGGTGGTTTTAATAGTTTTGACTTTCAAAAGAAAACTGGTTTCTGGGGGTATGCAAGCGTAAATGTTACCGAAAATCAAGTGGTTTCACGGTCTGTAATCGATGAAGATTTGGTTCGGTATACTACCTATGAAAATGTGGATGGAAATTACCGTGTCTATGCAGATGCCAGCTACGCTAAGTCCATTAAGATGGATAGTTTAAAAACATTGAGACTGAGGGTGGGAACCAATACGAATATTTCGCGAGCGGTTAACTTTAACAATGATCAGCAATACGCTGCAAAAAATAGAGCGATTGGTCCCAATGCAAGAATTACATTTACATGGAAGGATATTATGGAGCTGGAGCCTAACTATAGAGTAACCTTTAACAAAAGCACTTATAATCTTGAGAACTTCGATGATCAAGAGTTTATCAGGCATGATTTGGGGATTAGAACCGCCACCTTTTTGCCGAAAAAATTTGAATGGCGCAATGATATAAAATACAGCTATAATCCCAATGTGTCTAGCGGATTTCAAAAAAGTGCTTGGTTTTGGAATTCCACTTTGGCCTATTCGGTATTGAAGGATCAAGGAACAGTCACCTTGAAAGTATATGATCTATTAAATCAAAATACGAATGCCCAACGCACCGCAACCGAGAATTATATTCAAGATAGGCAGAGTAGTGTATTGCAACAGTACTTTATGTTAAGTTTTAGTTGGAAATTTAACAGCCTCGGTAAAAAAGGGGAGATAGATGACTTTGGGGGATTTTAA
- a CDS encoding YgcG family protein has translation MYKTNIPRTFKVFSQNHIKYLICIFLLLLSCQWSFAQFEIPDTPQKQTSVYDYINLLSPSEKNTLEQKLIKYSDTTSTQIVVVIIKSTEGENIRYLGARWLEKWGIGDANKDNGVLITLARDDRKIDINTGYGVEHLLTDAMSRRIIETEFIPEFKSNNFYNGLNRGTDAIFKVLEGEYRGSRQGDSMGSELPVGFILFMIIIFIIFLIAISKNRRGGGGSGRGPGNRDGFDIWDAIILSQMGRGSYGGRSGGSFGGGFGGGSFGGGFGGGFGGGMGGGGGASGGW, from the coding sequence ATGTATAAAACGAATATCCCAAGAACATTTAAAGTGTTTTCTCAAAATCACATTAAATATCTTATATGTATATTCCTATTATTACTCAGTTGCCAATGGAGTTTTGCCCAGTTTGAAATACCTGATACACCACAAAAACAAACAAGCGTTTACGATTACATAAACCTTCTTTCTCCATCTGAAAAAAACACCCTCGAACAAAAACTCATAAAATATTCTGACACTACTTCTACTCAAATCGTAGTAGTAATTATCAAATCTACCGAAGGTGAAAATATCAGATATTTAGGCGCTAGGTGGCTGGAAAAATGGGGAATTGGAGATGCCAATAAGGACAATGGAGTTTTAATTACATTAGCTAGAGATGACAGAAAAATAGACATCAATACAGGCTATGGAGTTGAGCATTTACTAACTGACGCTATGTCCCGAAGAATAATTGAAACAGAATTTATACCTGAATTTAAATCAAATAATTTTTACAACGGTTTAAACAGAGGAACTGATGCCATTTTTAAAGTTCTTGAAGGGGAATATAGAGGATCTAGGCAAGGTGATTCTATGGGCTCAGAACTACCTGTAGGATTCATCCTTTTCATGATAATCATCTTTATTATTTTCCTAATTGCCATTTCAAAAAACAGGCGTGGCGGTGGTGGTTCGGGACGAGGTCCTGGCAACCGTGATGGTTTTGATATTTGGGATGCCATTATTTTAAGTCAAATGGGACGAGGCAGTTATGGTGGTCGCTCTGGAGGAAGCTTCGGAGGTGGTTTTGGAGGAGGAAGTTTCGGTGGCGGTTTCGGAGGTGGTTTCGGTGGCGGCATGGGAGGAGGAGGTGGAGCATCCGGCGGCTGGTAG
- a CDS encoding TPM domain-containing protein yields the protein MSKVEDFLTLEEEHEIISAIQEAEKNTSGEIRIHIERSCPVDDLFKRAMEIFHYLKMDNTKQQNGVLIYVAVDDHKFVIYGDQGINNVVEDDFWDSTKNVMQHHFKNGDFKQGLIEGVLKAGKKLETFFPWDQSNTNELPDDISKGELK from the coding sequence ATGTCTAAGGTAGAAGATTTTCTAACACTAGAAGAGGAGCACGAAATTATAAGCGCTATTCAAGAAGCTGAAAAAAATACCTCAGGAGAAATTCGAATCCACATTGAACGCTCTTGTCCCGTTGATGATTTATTCAAAAGAGCTATGGAAATATTCCATTATTTAAAAATGGACAATACCAAGCAACAAAACGGTGTACTCATTTACGTTGCCGTAGATGACCATAAATTTGTTATATACGGAGATCAAGGAATAAACAATGTTGTTGAAGACGATTTTTGGGATAGCACAAAAAATGTAATGCAGCATCATTTTAAAAATGGTGATTTCAAACAAGGACTAATTGAAGGAGTACTAAAAGCTGGTAAAAAACTGGAAACATTTTTCCCTTGGGATCAGTCCAATACCAATGAACTTCCCGACGACATTTCAAAAGGAGAACTAAAATAA
- a CDS encoding GSCFA domain-containing protein: protein MKLQTEIPLKPQQHNLIDYNSRLILLGSCFVENIGEKLGYYKFQNTLNPFGILFHPLAIESLLLNAINDKEYTKEDVFFHNEQWHCYAAHSKLSAASKEELLQNLNLAIQQTKQALEASSHIVITLGTAWIYRLIESDDVVANCHKVPQKKFSKELLSVDAIAESLLAMVALIKSVNSKVSVIFTVSPVRHLKDGFVENTQSKAHLISAVHEVVEPRQQTHYFPSYEIVMDELRDYRFYAEDMVHPNSTAINYVWERFKKVWLNVSTEPTMKIVDTVQKGILHRPFNPNSEAHQAFLKSLTEKQEQLVAQYPFMEF from the coding sequence ATGAAACTACAAACAGAAATACCTTTAAAACCCCAACAGCACAACCTGATAGATTACAATTCTAGATTGATTCTGTTGGGGTCTTGTTTTGTTGAAAATATTGGGGAGAAGTTAGGGTATTATAAATTCCAGAATACTTTAAATCCTTTTGGAATTCTGTTCCATCCTTTGGCAATTGAAAGTTTGCTGCTCAACGCTATTAATGACAAAGAATACACAAAAGAAGATGTGTTTTTTCATAATGAGCAATGGCATTGTTATGCGGCGCATTCCAAATTAAGTGCCGCTTCAAAAGAAGAACTGTTGCAAAATTTAAACCTTGCTATTCAACAAACCAAACAAGCACTTGAAGCATCCTCTCATATTGTGATTACGCTGGGAACCGCCTGGATATACCGCTTGATAGAAAGTGATGATGTGGTAGCCAATTGTCATAAGGTACCTCAAAAGAAATTTAGTAAAGAATTATTGTCGGTAGATGCTATTGCTGAATCGTTGCTAGCGATGGTGGCTTTGATCAAAAGTGTGAATTCAAAAGTGTCTGTCATTTTTACGGTGTCCCCCGTAAGACATTTAAAAGATGGTTTTGTAGAAAACACCCAAAGCAAGGCGCATTTAATAAGTGCAGTTCACGAAGTAGTAGAGCCAAGGCAGCAAACCCACTATTTTCCTTCGTATGAAATTGTCATGGATGAATTGCGCGATTACCGTTTTTATGCTGAAGATATGGTACATCCTAATTCTACGGCTATTAATTATGTGTGGGAGCGGTTTAAGAAGGTGTGGTTAAATGTTAGTACAGAACCTACAATGAAGATTGTGGATACGGTTCAAAAAGGGATCTTGCATAGACCTTTCAATCCAAATTCCGAAGCACATCAAGCGTTTTTAAAGTCTCTTACAGAAAAACAGGAACAGCTTGTAGCTCAATATCCGTTTATGGAATTTTAG
- the der gene encoding ribosome biogenesis GTPase Der — translation MSNIVAIVGRPNVGKSTFFNRLIQRREAIVDAVSGVTRDRHYGKTDWNGREFSLIDTGGYVVGSDDIFEAEIDRQVELAIDEADAIIFMVDVESGITGMDEDVANLLRRVDKPVFLAVNKVDNNKRAEDAVEFYALGLGDYFTIASINGSGTGDLLDAVVEALPEKEEEVVEDELPRFAVVGRPNAGKSSFINALIGEDRYIVTDIAGTTRDAIDTKYNRFGFEFNLVDTAGIRRKSKVKEDLEFYSVMRSIRAIEHCDVCLLVLDATRGFDGQVQNIFWLAERNRKGIVILVNKWDLVEKDNKTAKEFERTIRREIEPFTDVPIVFISVLNKQRIFKAIETAVEVYNNRSKKIKTSKLNEVLLPIIEQTPPPAYKGKYVKIKYIMQLPTPQPQFAFFCNLPQYVKPPYKRFLENQLREHFDFHGVPVTVYMRKK, via the coding sequence ATGAGTAATATAGTAGCCATAGTAGGACGTCCAAATGTTGGAAAATCAACGTTTTTTAATCGTCTGATTCAGCGTAGAGAAGCTATTGTTGATGCCGTAAGTGGGGTAACAAGAGATAGGCATTATGGAAAAACGGATTGGAACGGTAGAGAGTTTTCGCTAATCGATACTGGTGGTTACGTTGTAGGGAGTGATGATATTTTTGAGGCTGAAATTGACAGACAGGTAGAGTTAGCCATTGATGAGGCCGATGCCATCATTTTTATGGTTGATGTAGAATCTGGAATTACGGGTATGGATGAAGACGTGGCCAATTTGTTGCGCCGTGTGGACAAGCCTGTGTTTTTAGCTGTTAATAAAGTTGATAATAACAAGCGCGCCGAAGATGCTGTTGAGTTTTATGCCCTAGGTTTAGGCGACTATTTTACCATTGCCAGTATTAATGGTAGTGGAACGGGAGATTTGCTAGATGCCGTTGTGGAAGCCTTACCTGAAAAGGAGGAAGAAGTAGTGGAAGATGAATTGCCGCGTTTTGCTGTAGTTGGAAGACCCAATGCCGGAAAGTCATCCTTTATCAATGCTTTGATAGGTGAGGATCGTTACATCGTAACCGATATTGCGGGAACTACCAGAGATGCGATTGATACCAAATACAACCGTTTTGGATTTGAATTCAATTTGGTGGATACTGCCGGTATTAGAAGAAAATCCAAGGTTAAAGAAGATTTGGAGTTTTATTCGGTGATGCGAAGTATTCGTGCTATTGAGCATTGCGATGTGTGTTTATTGGTGTTGGATGCAACTAGAGGATTTGACGGTCAGGTGCAAAATATTTTTTGGTTGGCAGAGCGTAATCGTAAAGGAATTGTCATCTTGGTGAACAAGTGGGATTTGGTGGAGAAGGATAATAAAACAGCTAAAGAGTTTGAACGAACGATAAGAAGGGAAATAGAACCTTTTACAGATGTGCCAATTGTGTTCATTTCTGTATTGAACAAGCAGCGTATCTTCAAGGCTATTGAAACAGCCGTTGAGGTATATAATAACCGTTCCAAAAAAATTAAGACCAGTAAGTTGAATGAAGTGTTATTGCCTATTATTGAGCAAACACCGCCGCCAGCTTACAAAGGAAAATATGTAAAGATTAAATATATTATGCAGTTGCCTACGCCGCAGCCGCAATTTGCATTTTTCTGTAACTTACCACAATACGTTAAACCACCTTACAAACGCTTTTTGGAAAATCAGTTGCGCGAGCATTTCGATTTTCATGGGGTGCCAGTAACGGTGTATATGCGTAAAAAATAG
- the alaS gene encoding alanine--tRNA ligase, with the protein MKSQDIRSKFLSFFENKQHAIVPSAPMVLKDDPTLMFVNAGMVPFKEYFLGNAKVKESRIADSQKCLRVSGKHNDLEEVGYDTYHHTLFEMLGNWSFGDYFKKEAIAWAWELLTEEFGIDKDILYVTVFEGSEDDNLPMDQEAYDFWKAIVPEDRILMGNKKDNFWEMGDQGPCGPCSEIHVDIRSAEEKAKVSGKDLVNMDHPQVVEIWNLVFMQYNRKANGSLENLPNKHIDTGMGFERLCMVLQNVQSNYDTDVFTPIIREIETVTDKAYGKDEKIDVAIRVIADHVRAVAFSIADGQLPSNTGAGYVIRRILRRAIRYGFTFLEQKEPFIYKLAETLSHQMGEAFPEIKSQKQLVYNVIREEEQSFLRTLEQGLLLLDKVVEETKGDVVSGAKTFELYDTFGFPLDLTQLIAREKGYSIDEAGFATEMEKQKSRSRAASAVEASDWVILLEDEAEEFIGYDTLSADVRLTRYRKVTTKKDGEQYQLVFNMTPFYPEGGGQVGDQGYIEVPNGDVVYVIDTKRENNLIIHYTKTLPKHLDATFKAVVNEELRQLSASNHTATHLLHQALRTVLGTHVEQKGSLVSPKYLRFDFSHFAKVDREQLNAIEEFVNARIQENLKLEEKRNIPMQQAIDEGAIALFGEKYGDAVRAIRFGKSMELCGGTHVSQTGDIWYFKINSESAVAAGVRRIEAITNVAVKNYFVDVDKDFDALKQTLKNPKSTVKAVEGLLEENTALKKQIEQLLKDKAKNLKGDLMNELKEVNGIQFLAKEVDLDAAGIKDVSFELGGQFDNLFLLFATKQEGKALLSCYISKEIVADKGLNAGQIVRELGKHIQGGGGGQPFFATAGGKNPEGIAAALEAAVGYLN; encoded by the coding sequence ATGAAATCTCAAGATATCCGTTCGAAGTTTTTAAGTTTTTTCGAAAATAAACAACATGCCATCGTGCCGTCGGCACCCATGGTTTTAAAGGATGACCCTACCTTGATGTTTGTCAATGCCGGAATGGTGCCATTTAAAGAATACTTTTTGGGAAATGCCAAAGTGAAGGAATCCCGTATAGCCGATTCTCAAAAATGTTTACGTGTATCCGGTAAACACAACGATTTGGAAGAGGTAGGATATGATACGTACCACCACACCTTATTTGAAATGTTGGGGAACTGGAGTTTTGGAGATTATTTCAAGAAGGAAGCCATCGCTTGGGCTTGGGAACTGCTTACCGAAGAATTTGGGATTGATAAGGATATCTTGTACGTAACCGTTTTTGAAGGAAGCGAGGACGACAATTTGCCGATGGATCAGGAAGCCTACGATTTCTGGAAAGCCATTGTTCCTGAAGACCGCATTTTAATGGGGAATAAAAAGGATAATTTCTGGGAAATGGGAGATCAAGGGCCTTGTGGACCTTGTAGTGAAATCCATGTGGATATTCGTTCCGCAGAAGAAAAAGCAAAAGTTTCCGGAAAAGATTTGGTGAATATGGACCACCCACAAGTTGTGGAAATTTGGAATCTCGTATTTATGCAGTACAACCGTAAGGCCAACGGAAGTTTGGAAAACTTGCCGAACAAGCACATCGATACCGGAATGGGCTTTGAGCGCTTGTGTATGGTCTTGCAAAATGTACAGTCCAATTACGATACTGATGTGTTCACTCCAATAATTAGAGAGATTGAAACGGTTACAGATAAAGCTTATGGTAAAGATGAAAAGATAGATGTCGCTATTCGAGTGATTGCCGATCACGTGAGAGCCGTGGCGTTTTCCATTGCCGATGGACAGTTGCCAAGCAATACAGGGGCAGGGTATGTAATTAGAAGAATTTTACGTCGTGCTATCCGTTACGGATTCACCTTCTTGGAGCAAAAGGAACCGTTCATTTATAAATTGGCTGAAACCTTGAGCCATCAAATGGGAGAGGCTTTCCCTGAAATTAAGTCTCAAAAGCAACTGGTTTACAACGTGATTCGGGAGGAAGAACAATCTTTCTTAAGAACTTTGGAACAAGGATTATTGTTGTTGGATAAAGTTGTAGAAGAAACAAAGGGAGATGTGGTGTCAGGTGCCAAAACTTTTGAATTGTATGATACTTTTGGATTTCCATTGGATTTAACCCAATTGATTGCCCGTGAAAAAGGATATAGCATTGATGAGGCTGGGTTTGCCACCGAAATGGAAAAACAAAAAAGTCGTTCTAGAGCGGCTTCAGCGGTGGAAGCTTCAGACTGGGTGATTCTGTTGGAAGACGAAGCTGAAGAGTTTATAGGATATGATACGCTCAGCGCTGATGTAAGATTAACCCGTTATAGAAAGGTTACCACCAAAAAGGATGGTGAGCAATACCAATTGGTATTTAATATGACGCCTTTTTATCCGGAAGGAGGAGGTCAAGTTGGAGACCAAGGTTACATAGAAGTACCTAATGGAGATGTGGTCTATGTAATCGATACTAAAAGGGAAAACAATTTGATTATTCACTACACGAAAACACTTCCAAAGCATTTGGATGCCACTTTTAAAGCGGTAGTGAATGAAGAATTGAGACAGCTATCGGCTTCCAACCATACGGCGACACACTTGTTGCACCAAGCATTGCGCACGGTGTTGGGAACTCATGTAGAACAAAAAGGATCTTTGGTAAGCCCAAAATATTTACGATTCGACTTTTCGCATTTTGCAAAGGTAGACAGAGAGCAGTTGAATGCTATTGAAGAATTTGTAAACGCACGTATTCAAGAGAACCTTAAACTAGAAGAGAAACGAAACATTCCAATGCAACAAGCAATCGATGAAGGTGCCATTGCCTTATTTGGTGAAAAGTATGGAGATGCTGTACGTGCCATTCGTTTTGGGAAATCTATGGAGCTTTGTGGTGGTACACACGTATCGCAAACGGGTGATATATGGTATTTCAAAATTAATTCGGAAAGTGCGGTAGCGGCGGGTGTACGTCGTATTGAGGCGATTACCAATGTCGCAGTGAAAAACTATTTTGTGGATGTGGATAAGGATTTTGACGCCTTAAAGCAAACACTTAAAAATCCGAAATCAACGGTGAAAGCTGTGGAAGGTTTGTTGGAAGAAAATACAGCGCTTAAAAAACAGATTGAGCAATTATTAAAAGATAAGGCCAAGAACCTAAAAGGCGACTTGATGAATGAGCTTAAAGAGGTGAATGGTATTCAGTTTCTGGCTAAGGAAGTAGATTTGGATGCTGCCGGAATTAAGGATGTGTCTTTTGAATTAGGTGGGCAATTTGATAATCTGTTCCTATTGTTTGCAACAAAACAGGAGGGTAAAGCCTTATTGTCTTGCTATATTTCCAAGGAAATCGTAGCCGATAAAGGTTTAAATGCTGGTCAAATAGTAAGAGAACTTGGAAAGCATATCCAAGGAGGTGGCGGTGGTCAACCGTTCTTTGCCACAGCGGGAGGTAAGAATCCAGAAGGTATTGCAGCAGCCTTGGAAGCTGCCGTAGGGTACCTGAACTAG